The Nakaseomyces glabratus chromosome B, complete sequence genome includes the window ACCTTTAGCTGATTTAATCAACACACAAGATGCCAATGACATGCTCTTTGATTACCATTCACTGGAAGTATATCTGCAAGAATACCTATCAGTAGTAGATAAGAAATTTAGCCCCCATATTCCTCATCATTTGCTAAAAACCTCGATCTATCATAGTTTCTTTGCATTAGCCATATCATCGACCTCAAAGCTGTCGCCTTTTGAGTGTTTTAATCATCCAATTGTGTCGCTCTTGGCAATTGATATCACAAGAAATGAAGACTACGAGACTGCTGCTGAACAATTAAAAGAGTTCAAGAGTATGAACAATAATATACCCAGCTTTCCCTCATTTATAAATACAAACGACATATTACCAGTATTTCTGCTTTGTTACAATAAAGATAACGAAACTGAGTTCGAAGAATGCCAAACTTTGGCCggaaaattgaagaaacagcTCTTTGTTGAAAGCATAATACTTCCCCTATGGTCAACAGAATTTACCGATAATTTGGTAGTTTCCTTGCATCAACCGGTGATGTCATCTATTGAGGAAATTATGTTCTTCTTACAAAATCCTGTCGATCATAAACTACCCCTCAAGCTTGTCAATTGCATTTATGACCAAATTGATATGATCGTCTATGATTTAATGAAACCTTTTATGAAGAGAAAAATGACTTTTTGGGAAGAGACTATTTTGACCCCAAGAAAGTCATTATTTCATGGAgcaaaattttttaaaaagtTTATGAACAAATCCACACAAGCTCTATCACAACCAAACTCGCTTCTGAAAGAGAACCATGGTAGTAATTATCTATCCTCGACTTCTCCTGAATTCTTGATGAGGAAGCTTGCGGATTGGTCCATGATGGTGTCTGACTTCAAGACAGCTTATACAACATATGAATCTCTGTGTCAAGATTTTGAGCGTATGCCAAAATACTTAGCATCATGTTCCGAATGGTGCGCAGTATCTTTATTAATGGGTGctcaaaatattgttacTGCAAAAATGCTCAAGAACGAGATCAATCCAGCAATAGAAAGAGCACTAGGAGCATATGAGCTGTGTGCCACGGAATCAAATGCACATAGAAAATTTGGAGACTCTGACGATTTGAGTGCACCTGTCAGAAGTTATGAGACGCGTTGCATGTTTTTGGCTTCAGAactatttctttcattaaGTGATACTTGGACTTCAACACCCTTTGCAATCGCATATTTAGAGACAATATTAAATGAATGTAAACTAGGACCCTTATCTGAAATTATGATTTGGGAACGACTAAGTGATTGCTATGGTATGAGAATTGACCCAAGAATAAAACATAGAATTGGAAATCTTGAATTATTACAGAAGAAGGAGGAAAATATGGATGATCCTAAAAATGCTGATGTCTTTACCACAGAGGATATACTTTCAAAAGGTTTAACAAGGAATAGAAAGGCAGCTCTTTTTAAGCTTATTGCAGCTAGAAAATGGTGTGAACAAAAACAATGGCGAGAATTAAGTTGGTGTTTAGATGATTTAGAATCAACTTACTCCGACTTAAAATGCTTTAATAAAGAGAATTTACTGTATACACGTCTGAGGAATGAGCTTATTGCTGCTAGACAAGACATGTAGCAGGAGTCATTAAAATTGTTTCTTTATGCATATTATAAAATACTTTTTGTACATAAATTCCCTTTGCATCACATAAACTACTATTAGTATAGTATTTATTTCCTAATTATTACCTAATCGCATTTTCAACTAGTTGTCTGTATGTTTGCTGGGTTTTTGCCATGTCTAAGAATATCTTATGTTTAACATTGATTAATTTCCTTTCAATGCTGTCTTCAGTGGCAGGAAATACAGTCGTACCATCTGGTGTCATGTTGCTCATTGTTGACCATAATAAATCAGCTCCTCCTTTATCAGAATTGTTCTTACTTGACGAATAAGCCATTGCGCCAAGGATTGCTGAGCCAAAAACAACAGCACtatctatatattttggaATAATCAGAGGCAAACCGGTACAGTTGGCAATAAGTTGCATTAATATGTTATTACGACATTGACCACCAGACATATAAATGGCTTTAATTGTGTGTCCAGCATTCATTAAAGTGTCGATTATATGTTTAGTTTGATGTGCAATAAATTCACACGCTGCCAGATATGTTCTAGCCAAGTCATCCATTGATGTATCCATAGATTGACCTATTATGGCAGCCCTCATATTAGGGTCTGCAATTGGTGACCTATTTCCATGGTAGTCTccataaagaaaaaaatcttTCGTCAATAAAAGTGGTGTTTCCAGGTTATTCTTTCTTGACAACTCCAAAATGTAGTTGTTTAAGAACGAAAACTTGTCAACATTTCTCTGTTTGACTAAATTTGAAAGTTCATTTGCTGATGGATGAATGGATAGTATGTGTGCTAGTAATGCGCCTGTAAAACTTTGACCTCCCTCTGCACACCAGTAGTCTGGAACTAAAACATCACGATAAGGACCCCAAACTCCGGGCacaaaaattgaagtttttgatAGAACTATATGACAGGTTGATGTGCCTGCTACCGCAGCCAATCTTCCAGCACACTCTTCTATATCCACCacttctttattatttggaACTTCAATAGTAGAAGATGCTACAGTGCCTATCCAACCTGCATAAGCATCAATGATACCAGAACCTACAATACAACCTGGGTTAATGTTTGTAGATTTGATAAATGACTCGCTTACCGTTGAGAGTTGATTACCGGCGTATGTAAAGTTACCGCTTTCATTTGGACCACCAAGTGCATTAAAATTAGATTGCGATATCTCTTCCAATCCTATCTTAGTTAGGAACTCAGTTGACCATCCTTTACTTGAACCCTCTACTCCTTTTGGCAAAAAACCTTGCTTACAAACGGCAGAACAATATGATCTTGTGTTAACCCCCGATGCCATAAAAGTCAAATAGTCTGGAAGGTCCATAAATACTAGCTTCTTGAACTCTTCGGGTGCCATATGATTTTTTAGCCATTTGATTTTTGGGATTTCCATCTCAACAGACATTTGACCACCGACGTATTTTAAACAGGGATCACCACTCCTGTTAATTTCTTTGGTCTCTTCAATAGCACGATGGTCCATCCACATAATTATGTTCTGGTTGTTGTTATCGAAATTTGGTCCAGCAGCGACAGGCTCGAAGCTATCTTTATTTAGAACAACTAGAGAACAAGTGGCATCAAATCCTATTCCGAGAATGTCACCGTTATTGACATTGGAGTTGCCAATAGCACTCTTAACACAGTAACATACAGCATCCCATATCTCATTGGAAGATTGTGTTACATGTCCGGGCAGTTTCTCCTCCTTACTTATATCTCTAGTAGCCATGGAGAGCATTGCACCTTGGTCATCGACTACACAAGCACGAACCGACCCAGAACCAACATCTACACCGATATAATATcccatttttatttcctgATAGTTCTATATTAACTTCTGTCTGTTAAATCTAATCAGCAACAGCTCCAAACAATGCTATTATGCACCAATACTTATCACATTAACATTATAGATATTTGATGTGCTAGCTTTCAGTTGCCATTCTCGATGCTTAAGGAACCCGTAAATCACTATGACGTAATTTCTGATCTCGTCAAGTCTCGAGGCCATTCATGAAGGTCCCAGAGTCAAGCAGTTAGCCGTTGGTATTGGTAACGGATTTTAAGTTCGATATCCTGaatgatatcaaaatttctGTCAGTGCTGTCCTATTCAGCTATAAAGGCTTTTAAATGTGCTTATTCATTCTTACAGTTCAAATATGACACATCATGCCGGTTTTTGTCACTACAATGCGTAAATATAGGAATATTCTAAGTTAGGAAAGTAGCTTTGTTAGTTTTTATTCTATGTGCTATAGAAATAAGTGTGTATTATGTTTATCTTCGATGCTCGGATTAATTACATTTGGAGCTCATCTCTCCTAGTGGGAAATCTCGTATAATGCTTAGTAATCAGTGAGAAGAAGGGGAGCTCATCTATCCcagaaaagtataaaaCAAGCGTTTCTTACTCAATGGAATCACAGGAGcttataaaaaaatgcaatacAAAGTTAATGTGTAAATACATCAATTAAGGATATGACAGCTTTTAAAGGTGTTTTGCATAGGTACACAGAGAAGAAAGTTGCGTTTGAGTTTGACCCCATCGACAATGATAAAGTTGTTGTTATGATTGGTGGTATGACTGATGGTCTGTTGACGGTACCATTTGTGGACAGACTAGGCGCTGCCTTGAATAAATGTGGCTTTGGTTTAATCCAAATTTAAATGAAGAGCAGTTACAGGGGTTATGGTACTTCATCGTTGGATGAAGATGCAAATGACATTGAGGCCCTGATTAAGTATCTGAAATCGAAGGAAGGAGGTGCAAGGAGGAAAATAATACTCATGGGCCACTCCACTGGTTCACAAGATGTCTTACATTACATTTTAACGAAGAATAGATACGGGATCGATGCCGCGGTATTACAAGGATCCTGTTCCGATAGAGAGGGATTTGTGGATGATGTGGGGGAGAATGTATACACAAAGCTAAATGTCCTCCCCAAGAGACTTGTTGATGAAGGTAAAGGAGATGAACTATTGTCTTCAGAATACTCAAAGTATATGGGAGGAACACCGGTTACAGCATACAGATGGTGCTCTTTGATGCTGaaaggtggtgacgatgaCTATTTTTCAAGTGATCTAGATACAGAAACAATAAAGCAGACAATTGGCAAGATTGACATACCATTCCTAGTGGCATACCCTGAGATTGACGAATTTGTTCCAAAATCAATTGACAAGATAGCTCTGTTGAAGAGATGGGAAAGTTGTAGTCAAACCCAGTTCTGGTCAAAGAACTCTGGTTTGATTAAAGGTGGCTTGCATTGGCTTCCAGAGCCTGAGACTCAGGACTATTTCTACGTAATGGTTACAAAATTCATTGAAGAGTTCAATCTATGAAATTTGTACCAGCATCAtacaattttatttcttggttttttttttttatcaattccTTAAGTGATGGCAACAGGAAGAGATATATAGCTGTTATTACTAGCATTTTTTAGATATCGATAATTGATTTAAAGCAAGTTTATGATGTATATAAGTCGAACTGCTACAACAGAATTATCATCTGAACGCCAAATTCATCGCAATTGTtgtgaagaaaagaaaaaaaaaagaaaatttaaaaacaAAGACAATATGCGATGAGCAGTGATTTATTTACTTGTTACTCAAAGTGAATCATTACCGAATAAGACTCAAATAGGATCAgagttattttttatttaataagCTGTGCTTGCACAAAGCGAttgaaagttttttttacttattTATTTACTGACCGGTCTTAAGAACTATGGTGAAAAGCGCCAAGAAGACTGGGACGCAAGATGTCGATGctataatgaaaatgaatgGTACCAACCTTCCCTCTGAAAGACCAAAGTTTGATATAGATGGCTTTAGAGCAACTAAGAGGCGACCTGCGGGGACATCAAATATGTCTAGCACAGAATTGGAGCTCTACAACAAGTTTGTAATGCCAGCTCTAGATGAGACCTATGAGGATTATCTGGTTGGAGAAGATAGTACTATTGATGTTGACTTTCTGAAACGTGGTGAAAAAGATATGAGAAGATTTGCAGAAGGTCTAGCAGGAAAATTAACTCAGGAAACTTACACTTTACTTATGAACAACAACTTAACAATGGAAACTGTGATGAAAGCGATGAACATATGGCCACCAAATGCAGCCGAAACAAAATATTCCAATTTAATAAAACGGTTTTATAAGGATAAGGAAGGAAATATTCGAGATGCTAAAGtggataataatattgtttTGGAGCCTGATAAACTTTTTAACTTAATTCTAACTGCACATCTAAAAAATGGCCATCTGAAAACAGCTGTTTTGTTTCAATGTCTGAGAGAGGTATATGCAAACTGTACAAGAGATTTTGTACAAACAgcattattttattgtaaTCGCTGTAATCCGGATAGGTACATTAAACCAATAGAAAAGGTACGGCATAGAAATATCAATGAAGAGTTACTACCCTTAGAAAGAGTACACATAGAAGTGTTTGCTCCgtttgagaaagaagaaggagatATAAAGCAAGAGGATAGTCAAAATCCATACATAAAGATTGAAGGAAAATATTCTCATGTATTTTATTGTAGGGATTTTAGGACTAGATATGTCTGGTGTTTCCCGCTTAAGAATATGAAATTTAAAACATTAGTTGACAACATTGCTACTTTTTTTATGACGGTGTTGTATGATCCACCTATATTTGTTGAGTCCTCAACTATTGACAGGGATGATTTAAAGGAGATATTTGAACTGCTGGCCTCGAAATACGGACTAAAACTTGGGCTGGGATTTGCCAACTTTACCAAGTTTCATGCTCAAGGCATAAAGAGATTCAAGACACATTTGCACCGGGCAAAATCCGAATGTGCCGATGATTGGCTCATGTGTTTAAAACAAGGCACTTACTCTGCCAATCGTGTAATAGAAAGACAACTAGGTAAAGCTAGTAATATCTTATTCACAGAACTAATGGGCCAATTCGAGAGGGATATgaggaaaaagaaactaaaATACATCGAGCAATCCTTCTCCGAAAATATTAAGACATATCCTAAATCAGGAGGTTGTATATTTATTGAACATGTTCAGGACTACGAGAAGACAATGGAATCAATCGATCGTACAGGTACTTATAAGAGCGGGAGAAAGGCTGATCAATTGCCAGCAGAAGACACACCAACTAGCCACGAACCAGTGGCCAATACTACAGCAATTAATAACAGATCAACTAAAGCAAACAAACTAAATGGTCCGAACTTGAGGAAAAGGACTAAAGAGATCACTGAGATACCAATGAGTGACAGTGACGATGACGAACCAAAATCAAAACGAAAAACAAGATCAAGGACAAGGACCAGAAGATAAGCCTATAATGTATAAGAGAACATAAGTATGATGAGAATTAATAATCTATTTTGTAATAATACTTCAAAAGCATTGCTATATTTATGACATTTATATTCATCATATATGACGAACGTGCAGGGTGTTCAAGCCTTTGAAGTGGCCGGGTTCTCAGTTCAAGACGCATACAAAATGACTATGACAACGATATTTCGAACATACTTTAGCTCTTGAATGCTATTATACATAGTAAACAGGTCGGTTTTTGTTATAAATTACTTAGCGTTAGTTTGCTACTATCGAAATTTTGATTAGAACAAAGATGTTCAAATTTGGCATAGGGCTTTTCAGAAATGCACCAGTGACTCTCAAACTAAACATACAAAACCGTCCGATATCTATGCTCTCTTCCTCATTTGGTGTTCTGAGACCAATGAATCTCACACCAGGTAATGGTATGATTGGAAAAAACTCTGTTAGTTTGATTAGAAATGAGATCAGTAGTGGCACTTCCTTTTCATCCATTCTAACATTATTCCCACTACAAAGGAGATGGAAATCCAGAGGTAACACATATCAACCAAGTACattgaaaaggaaaaggaaGTTTGGATTCTTGGCAAGGATGACCAACAAAAGGACTGCAAAGATAATAAAGagaaggaaagaaaagggTAGATGGTACTTGACCCATtaagtgatgaagaactaaCTGGAGaagaatattttattctttgtaCAGATGCATAGACAATTCAATGTTTTATTATTCCTAGTGTCTCAATTCAAGctgtaaataaatattttgagtGTGCCATATAATTACGTAAATATAATTTCAGAAACTAACTAACAGTATTACAACATTAATGAGGTTATCTGTATTGAATTTGGAATGTTAATGTGAGTGCATATTTACATGCGTATTTCTATTTACAAATTGCGATGTAACAGTAGTAGTAAAACATGAATGAGTCAAAATATCGTTAAGACATTTATTGGAAATCGATCACGATACCAGGTCCTGCTGTGGTCGAAATGGTTGTTTTGCCCAGTATACTTGGCTTTTTGGCTACTTGAGAACTAACACTCTGCTTGAAAGCGTTTCTAACAGCAATAATATTCTCTAATATATCTCTATCACTGAAATTGCAACGACCAACACTAACAGATAATGAATTACCACGTTGTCTGAATGAAACTTGTCCTAAGTTTTCTTCAATCAAAGAATCTAGGTCCTCGCCAACTGTATTTTGGTGTTGCTTCTTTAAGTTTGGCATTAAACCCTTTGGGCCTAATACTCTACCCAGCTGACTAGCAATTGTTGGAAAAATTTCTGGTGTTGCAAAAACTTTGTTCACGCCGTCGACCTTTATCTTACCGCTCTTGATGTCAGCAATCATATCTTCTCCTCCAGCAATCTTGACTTGCTTCGAGTATTTACTCTTCAATTCATCTAATTTTTCCTTGTTAGAGCTAAAGATTGcaattttcatttgtttCAGTGGGTGGGGGAACAATATATTTCCAGCCAATGCAGCATTACCTTTGTCAGCGACAACAAGGGTAGTAACTGTTATTGTTTGATGTTGGGTAGGTCTTCCAACCTCGGCGGATCTTAGATATCTTAATGCTAATGGAATAGGCATATATAATGGGTGTATATTGGCTGGCTTCTTTGCCTCAGCTTTCTTCAGCGCCAGTCTCTTcatttctctctttttGGCTTGTTCTTTTGTTAATGTTGGGGCCGCAGCCTGAGGGATTGGGGCAGCCTCAGTTGCCAAAAGACGTCTCCCAAACAATGCAGAGTTAAAAATAACCCTATTGGCATTACAATACCTGACCTTGGAACCAATTCGTAGCATCTTTGTATTCGAAAAGCAATCAAAATTCTTGGCTAAAATATGAATTGTTCACTACTCAATATGGATTCGTGCCAATATGAAAAACAGCCTTATCACGGAATGTATAGTCTTGGTTAGAAGGACAGTTGAATCAAGAGAATAGGTCCAAAAACCAAGAGAATTGCGACCCAATATTCGTTAGACCAAAATATTGTTTCAATTAAACTTGTGATTACTATTCTCCATGGCCCGTCCTGCTCAATTTACGATTTCACGAAGCGGTTTTTTGAACTGTTATAAAACAATACTTACCCGGACATATTATTGGAACTTGATGGCAATATGACATACTGAATAGCTATTATCGTTGATTCCATTACTAGATATCGAGGAAAAATGGTTTGTTAAATGTCTATAATTgttatatatgataatgatatatGCCAGAGGATtttatttccttttttttttgttcttcagcttgttttcaaaatcGATCCATTTGTTTGGTATTCCCAAATCATTCAAGTAAGACATGATAAGTTGCCCATGAGGGCCTTGCACTTGCACTTCTGCTGTTTTCTTTGCCGATGAAGTGGTCTCACCAATTGTCGTGGAACCGCTACATTTTTTACGTATATCAGCTGCAAATTCCTCGGGATCGATT containing:
- the TRS85 gene encoding Trs85p (CAGL0B01705g~Ortholog(s) have role in Cvt vesicle assembly, ER to Golgi vesicle-mediated transport, autophagy of peroxisome, meiotic cell cycle, piecemeal microautophagy of nucleus, protein localization to pre-autophagosomal structure) encodes the protein MVFSYEHYMNLIYHLDDANETVPSDIAKRVVSNAMAPVITVTSTVLLDRHIEETYGIDSLYMLLRFFGGCVSDRDQANEVKLGTDGLKVTEEGVENEKDGTNGLTVPRQTRVRSNSNSLYQRDATQSQYVRFTKPLADLINTQDANDMLFDYHSLEVYLQEYLSVVDKKFSPHIPHHLLKTSIYHSFFALAISSTSKLSPFECFNHPIVSLLAIDITRNEDYETAAEQLKEFKSMNNNIPSFPSFINTNDILPVFLLCYNKDNETEFEECQTLAGKLKKQLFVESIILPLWSTEFTDNLVVSLHQPVMSSIEEIMFFLQNPVDHKLPLKLVNCIYDQIDMIVYDLMKPFMKRKMTFWEETILTPRKSLFHGAKFFKKFMNKSTQALSQPNSLLKENHGSNYLSSTSPEFLMRKLADWSMMVSDFKTAYTTYESLCQDFERMPKYLASCSEWCAVSLLMGAQNIVTAKMLKNEINPAIERALGAYELCATESNAHRKFGDSDDLSAPVRSYETRCMFLASELFLSLSDTWTSTPFAIAYLETILNECKLGPLSEIMIWERLSDCYGMRIDPRIKHRIGNLELLQKKEENMDDPKNADVFTTEDILSKGLTRNRKAALFKLIAARKWCEQKQWRELSWCLDDLESTYSDLKCFNKENLLYTRLRNELIAARQDM
- a CDS encoding putative phosphotransferase (CAGL0B01727g~Ortholog(s) have D-ribulokinase activity and role in pentose metabolic process), with the protein product MGYYIGVDVGSGSVRACVVDDQGAMLSMATRDISKEEKLPGHVTQSSNEIWDAVCYCVKSAIGNSNVNNGDILGIGFDATCSLVVLNKDSFEPVAAGPNFDNNNQNIIMWMDHRAIEETKEINRSGDPCLKYVGGQMSVEMEIPKIKWLKNHMAPEEFKKLVFMDLPDYLTFMASGVNTRSYCSAVCKQGFLPKGVEGSSKGWSTEFLTKIGLEEISQSNFNALGGPNESGNFTYAGNQLSTVSESFIKSTNINPGCIVGSGIIDAYAGWIGTVASSTIEVPNNKEVVDIEECAGRLAAVAGTSTCHIVLSKTSIFVPGVWGPYRDVLVPDYWCAEGGQSFTGALLAHILSIHPSANELSNLVKQRNVDKFSFLNNYILELSRKNNLETPLLLTKDFFLYGDYHGNRSPIADPNMRAAIIGQSMDTSMDDLARTYLAACEFIAHQTKHIIDTLMNAGHTIKAIYMSGGQCRNNILMQLIANCTGLPLIIPKYIDSAVVFGSAILGAMAYSSSKNNSDKGGADLLWSTMSNMTPDGTTVFPATEDSIERKLINVKHKIFLDMAKTQQTYRQLVENAIR
- the FOB1 gene encoding replication fork barrier binding protein FOB1 (CAGL0B01771g~Ortholog(s) have rDNA spacer replication fork barrier binding activity) — protein: MVKSAKKTGTQDVDAIMKMNGTNLPSERPKFDIDGFRATKRRPAGTSNMSSTELELYNKFVMPALDETYEDYLVGEDSTIDVDFLKRGEKDMRRFAEGLAGKLTQETYTLLMNNNLTMETVMKAMNIWPPNAAETKYSNLIKRFYKDKEGNIRDAKVDNNIVLEPDKLFNLILTAHLKNGHLKTAVLFQCLREVYANCTRDFVQTALFYCNRCNPDRYIKPIEKVRHRNINEELLPLERVHIEVFAPFEKEEGDIKQEDSQNPYIKIEGKYSHVFYCRDFRTRYVWCFPLKNMKFKTLVDNIATFFMTVLYDPPIFVESSTIDRDDLKEIFELLASKYGLKLGLGFANFTKFHAQGIKRFKTHLHRAKSECADDWLMCLKQGTYSANRVIERQLGKASNILFTELMGQFERDMRKKKLKYIEQSFSENIKTYPKSGGCIFIEHVQDYEKTMESIDRTGTYKSGRKADQLPAEDTPTSHEPVANTTAINNRSTKANKLNGPNLRKRTKEITEIPMSDSDDDEPKSKRKTRSRTRTRR
- the MRX14 gene encoding mitochondrial 54S ribosomal protein bL34m (CAGL0B01793g~Ortholog(s) have mitochondrion, nucleus localization); translation: MFKFGIGLFRNAPVTLKLNIQNRPISMLSSSFGVLRPMNLTPGNGMIGKNSVSLIRNEISSGTSFSSILTLFPLQRRWKSRGNTYQPSTLKRKRKFGFLARMTNKRTAKIIKRRKEKGRWYLTH
- the MRPL1 gene encoding mitochondrial 54S ribosomal protein uL1m (CAGL0B01815g~Ortholog(s) have structural constituent of ribosome activity and mitochondrial large ribosomal subunit, nucleolus localization), with protein sequence MLRIGSKVRYCNANRVIFNSALFGRRLLATEAAPIPQAAAPTLTKEQAKKREMKRLALKKAEAKKPANIHPLYMPIPLALRYLRSAEVGRPTQHQTITVTTLVVADKGNAALAGNILFPHPLKQMKIAIFSSNKEKLDELKSKYSKQVKIAGGEDMIADIKSGKIKVDGVNKVFATPEIFPTIASQLGRVLGPKGLMPNLKKQHQNTVGEDLDSLIEENLGQVSFRQRGNSLSVSVGRCNFSDRDILENIIAVRNAFKQSVSSQVAKKPSILGKTTISTTAGPGIVIDFQ